One segment of Leptospiraceae bacterium DNA contains the following:
- a CDS encoding SpoIIE family protein phosphatase has translation MIKLVSVFLIAISPILSNPLVIDGKNDSYNLSPYIYYYENKNGELNIQDLQKEEILKEFQLNKKEVPSFGISKSAYWFSLEYEALVALDNYLLEIEYPLLDHVTYSYVNTEGKWIEQVVGDTLPFGVRSIDHRNFLFSLKDAAQKGKLFFRVTSDGSMQVPISIHKQNYFWEKDQKFLSLQMVFLGIMGAMALYNALLGLSLNDKTYFFYIFYLVFATLFATSLNGISYQFFWPNHNIWNQLSIPVFISLTNFGILTFINSFLKLRKNLPIFYKIFSILVFASLICIGLSFYLPYSKIVKIAMIFTAISSIFSLVAAFIISRKGYRPAKIYLFAWCIFLSGSLLLALNRFQVVPVNFFTENMTQIGIAIEAILISFALADRIKILQKEKNKVQGEYITLFNNLNVGAYRNTGGKNGSFLKANPAIARMFGFDSVEEFMKMQVSDLYANPEERINFVQMMREHGECHKHELILKRKDNSLFVASLTAKIEYDKENKYHYMDGIIEDITEIKEAQKELEKARLESLETLKKTFHMKSELDIYKNEMDLAKKIQQSMIPSKTPIVEGFDIVASYKPMESIGGDFYDFQTRGGHLGFIIADVSGHGVPAALIVSTFKTAFWFQEQMLPKPLWFQEQTLPKPEYLLSSMNKILKGKSGSEFVTACYGTIDIKRKILKVGNAGHSDLLVFRSKVSKIFNLNPKGAALSVFNEPEFESSEMQLETGDRIFLYTDGLFEVMNEQEEFFGEVRLSELLKNSSSLSAQEFRDLIFTSIQKWAKEKERLEDDIAFIIIDVTV, from the coding sequence ATGATAAAACTAGTTTCCGTTTTCCTAATTGCCATTTCTCCCATCCTATCAAACCCCCTCGTAATTGACGGGAAAAACGATAGTTATAATTTAAGTCCGTATATCTATTATTATGAAAATAAAAATGGGGAACTAAATATCCAGGATTTACAAAAAGAGGAAATATTAAAAGAATTTCAATTGAATAAGAAAGAAGTACCGAGTTTTGGAATTTCAAAATCAGCCTATTGGTTTTCTTTAGAGTACGAAGCGTTAGTTGCACTGGATAATTATTTACTCGAAATAGAATACCCGTTATTGGATCATGTTACATACTCCTACGTAAATACGGAGGGTAAATGGATAGAACAAGTAGTTGGGGATACTTTACCTTTTGGAGTGAGATCTATTGACCATAGGAATTTTCTTTTCTCATTAAAAGATGCAGCACAAAAAGGAAAATTATTTTTTAGGGTTACTTCTGATGGGTCAATGCAAGTCCCTATTTCTATACACAAACAAAATTATTTTTGGGAAAAAGACCAGAAATTTTTATCTCTTCAAATGGTATTTTTAGGAATCATGGGTGCAATGGCTTTATACAATGCATTATTGGGTTTGTCATTAAATGATAAAACCTATTTCTTTTATATATTTTATTTAGTTTTTGCAACGTTATTCGCAACATCTCTTAACGGAATAAGTTATCAATTTTTTTGGCCAAATCATAATATTTGGAATCAATTATCAATTCCAGTTTTTATTTCTCTTACTAATTTTGGAATCTTAACTTTTATTAATTCTTTTTTAAAACTAAGAAAAAACTTACCTATCTTCTATAAGATTTTTTCTATATTAGTATTTGCATCTTTAATTTGTATTGGTCTTTCTTTTTACTTACCTTATTCAAAAATTGTAAAAATTGCAATGATTTTTACTGCAATTTCTTCCATATTCTCATTAGTTGCGGCATTTATTATTTCAAGAAAAGGATATAGACCTGCCAAAATTTATTTGTTTGCTTGGTGTATATTTTTATCAGGATCATTACTTCTAGCATTGAATCGTTTTCAAGTTGTTCCAGTTAATTTTTTTACTGAAAATATGACTCAAATAGGAATTGCAATAGAAGCAATCCTAATTTCATTTGCGTTAGCCGATAGAATTAAAATATTACAAAAAGAAAAGAATAAAGTTCAAGGCGAATACATTACTTTATTTAATAACTTGAACGTTGGTGCATACAGAAATACGGGAGGGAAAAATGGATCTTTTCTAAAGGCTAATCCCGCTATTGCGCGAATGTTTGGTTTCGATAGTGTAGAAGAGTTTATGAAAATGCAAGTATCCGATTTATACGCAAATCCTGAAGAAAGAATTAATTTTGTCCAAATGATGCGAGAGCATGGTGAATGTCATAAACACGAATTGATTTTGAAAAGGAAAGACAACTCCCTGTTTGTCGCTTCTTTAACTGCAAAAATTGAATATGATAAAGAAAATAAATATCACTATATGGATGGAATCATAGAAGATATTACAGAAATCAAAGAAGCGCAAAAAGAATTGGAAAAAGCAAGACTCGAATCCCTTGAAACGCTAAAGAAAACATTTCACATGAAATCAGAATTAGATATTTATAAAAACGAAATGGATTTGGCAAAAAAAATCCAGCAATCAATGATTCCTAGTAAAACTCCGATAGTAGAAGGTTTTGATATTGTAGCTAGCTACAAACCAATGGAAAGTATAGGCGGAGACTTTTATGACTTTCAGACACGGGGCGGTCATTTAGGTTTTATCATAGCAGACGTATCGGGGCATGGAGTACCTGCAGCGCTTATCGTTTCCACATTTAAAACTGCATTTTGGTTTCAAGAACAAATGCTTCCCAAACCACTTTGGTTCCAAGAACAAACTTTACCTAAGCCAGAATATTTGCTGAGTAGTATGAATAAAATTTTGAAAGGAAAATCTGGAAGTGAATTTGTGACTGCCTGTTACGGGACAATAGATATTAAACGCAAAATTCTTAAAGTAGGAAATGCAGGTCATTCCGATTTACTAGTATTCCGAAGTAAAGTATCCAAAATTTTCAATCTAAATCCCAAAGGTGCAGCGCTAAGTGTATTTAATGAACCAGAGTTCGAATCTTCCGAGATGCAATTAGAAACTGGGGATCGAATTTTTTTATATACGGACGGACTATTTGAAGTAATGAACGAACAGGAAGAATTTTTTGGAGAAGTGAGACTTTCTGAACTATTAAAGAATAGCAGTTCTCTATCTGCCCAAGAATTCAGAGATTTAATTTTCACTTCTATACAAAAGTGGGCAAAAGAAAAAGAACGTTTAGAAGATGACATTGCATTTATTATAATTGATGTTACGGTATAA
- a CDS encoding response regulator, protein MKMHLFFLLFFILNLNQLFSETIIIDNKTDIYQIGLSLYYLEDKDKKLSYEDLEKPEVKQTFTKSKAEIPNFGYTTSVYWFFFSYESETDLKDYIFEIAYPILDNIDLYYTTEEGKITHKKGGDNYIFAQREIEHRNFLFSMKDMKKKGILVIRMQTEGSLQAPITIYNQKYFWEKEQIDLSIQMVFVGIMLAMILYNFLLGVSLKDKTYLYYVFYLVWITLTMTGINGLSNQFLWRKFVYWNQISTPSSVILANVGAGLFLIYFLKLKINLPRFYKFYSAFVITNLLFFLSVFFVPYAFIGKMAPLLAIVSSIASFTVSLIVSIKGYRPAKIFLLAWSIFLLGALLMGISRFGIISINSFTENSVKIGVALEAILISFALADRIKLLQREKDNAQLDSINSMKKANELKDEFLANTSHELRTPLNGIIGISESLLDGVAGELNLKVKENLSLIVTSGKRLSSLVNDILDFSKIRHKALDINLKPVDLFSSSNLVIALSNHLIRGKNLKLINLIPNQFPPVLADENRLQQIFYNLIGNAIKFTEKGFITIHAELTQPEDNFVTVFITDTGIGIPEEKLNLIFESFEQGDGSTNRLYGGTGLGLTITKQLIELQNGNIKVESEFGKGSKFIFSLPIANELDIPPIAKKEQENLFILPEIQNPILTRELEEGNDYNSYHILAVDDEEINLQVLSNQLKLAGYKVSLQNSGKETLNYLENPENKPDLILLDVMMPQITGFQVCQKIRELYKTNELPIIFLTAKNRVNDLIEGFQSGGNDFISKPFEKKELLARIKTHLELYKITSELAILNASLESKIEERTEELQKALKNVNNLKEQQDADYFLNTLLIEPLGKNNATSEIFSVEFFIKQKKEFIFRKDKYELGGDINISETIELQNRKYILFFNGDAMGKSIQGAGGVLVLGSVLKSIIQRTHFKKDNIITPEHWLKKTFIEIHRVFESFDYSMLMSVTMGLIDEQTGILYYIYAEHPKMVLFRNGQIEFIQSQYEYTKLGSINQTGKINISEYQLLPEDIIICGSDGRDDLIIDSEKDTGLDIFNHNENLFLEIAKKANMDLPQIYRLIKEHGKIIDDLSLLKIVYNTKKE, encoded by the coding sequence ATGAAAATGCATCTTTTCTTTCTTTTATTTTTCATTCTCAATCTAAATCAACTTTTTTCGGAAACTATAATAATTGATAACAAAACCGATATTTACCAAATTGGATTAAGTCTTTATTATTTAGAGGATAAAGATAAAAAATTATCCTATGAAGATTTAGAAAAGCCAGAAGTAAAACAAACATTTACAAAATCAAAAGCTGAAATTCCAAATTTTGGTTATACAACTTCTGTGTATTGGTTTTTCTTTTCTTATGAATCCGAGACCGACTTAAAAGACTACATATTTGAAATTGCGTATCCAATATTAGATAATATTGATTTATACTATACAACAGAAGAAGGAAAAATCACTCATAAAAAAGGAGGGGATAATTATATTTTTGCGCAAAGAGAAATTGAGCATAGAAATTTTTTATTTTCGATGAAAGATATGAAAAAAAAAGGAATCCTTGTAATTAGAATGCAAACAGAAGGCTCATTACAAGCACCAATTACTATTTACAATCAGAAATATTTTTGGGAGAAAGAACAGATTGATTTATCAATACAGATGGTTTTCGTAGGAATCATGTTGGCAATGATACTCTATAATTTTCTTCTTGGAGTTTCACTAAAGGATAAAACATATTTATATTATGTATTTTATCTAGTTTGGATTACTCTAACTATGACAGGGATAAACGGATTAAGTAATCAATTTTTGTGGAGAAAATTCGTTTATTGGAATCAAATATCAACCCCCTCCTCCGTTATTCTTGCAAATGTAGGTGCCGGCTTATTTCTAATATACTTCCTAAAATTAAAAATCAATCTACCGAGGTTCTATAAATTTTACAGTGCATTTGTAATAACAAATCTTCTATTTTTTCTATCTGTCTTTTTTGTTCCATATGCATTTATAGGAAAAATGGCTCCTCTACTCGCCATTGTATCTTCTATTGCAAGTTTTACTGTAAGCCTAATAGTTTCTATAAAAGGCTACCGACCAGCAAAAATTTTTTTACTTGCTTGGAGTATATTTCTGTTAGGCGCACTGCTCATGGGTATAAGTAGATTTGGAATAATCTCTATTAACTCATTCACAGAAAACTCCGTAAAAATAGGCGTTGCACTTGAAGCTATATTAATTTCTTTTGCGTTAGCCGATAGAATAAAACTTTTACAAAGAGAGAAAGACAATGCACAATTAGATTCGATTAATTCTATGAAAAAAGCAAATGAATTGAAAGATGAATTTCTTGCAAATACCTCACACGAACTACGCACTCCATTAAATGGAATTATAGGAATCTCTGAATCTCTTCTTGACGGTGTAGCTGGCGAATTAAATTTAAAGGTAAAGGAGAATTTATCCCTTATCGTAACAAGTGGCAAAAGACTTTCTAGTCTTGTGAACGATATTTTAGATTTCTCTAAAATTAGACACAAGGCATTGGACATAAATTTAAAACCTGTAGATTTATTTTCAAGCTCTAATCTCGTAATTGCATTATCAAACCATCTAATTCGAGGAAAGAATTTAAAATTAATAAATTTAATCCCAAATCAATTCCCTCCTGTATTAGCGGATGAAAATAGATTACAGCAAATTTTTTATAATCTCATTGGAAATGCAATTAAATTCACAGAAAAAGGTTTTATAACTATTCATGCAGAATTAACTCAACCGGAAGATAATTTTGTAACGGTATTTATAACAGATACTGGAATAGGAATTCCAGAAGAAAAATTAAACTTAATCTTTGAATCATTCGAACAAGGAGATGGTTCGACCAATAGATTGTATGGTGGCACCGGATTAGGTCTTACTATAACAAAACAATTAATAGAATTACAAAATGGAAATATAAAAGTGGAATCTGAATTTGGCAAGGGTTCTAAATTTATTTTTTCTCTTCCTATTGCAAATGAATTAGATATACCACCTATCGCTAAAAAAGAACAAGAAAACTTATTTATTCTTCCAGAAATACAAAATCCCATTTTAACTAGAGAACTCGAAGAGGGAAATGACTATAATTCGTATCATATACTGGCAGTTGATGATGAAGAAATTAATTTACAAGTTTTATCTAACCAATTAAAACTAGCTGGTTATAAAGTTAGCTTACAAAATAGCGGAAAAGAAACTTTAAATTATCTTGAAAATCCAGAGAATAAACCAGATTTGATTCTCCTTGATGTAATGATGCCCCAAATCACTGGTTTTCAAGTTTGCCAAAAAATACGAGAACTCTATAAAACAAATGAATTACCTATAATATTTTTAACCGCAAAAAATCGAGTGAATGATTTAATCGAAGGTTTTCAATCTGGTGGAAATGATTTTATATCTAAACCTTTTGAAAAAAAAGAACTTTTAGCAAGAATAAAAACACATTTAGAGTTATATAAAATCACTTCCGAACTAGCAATTTTAAACGCAAGTTTGGAATCCAAAATAGAAGAGCGCACCGAAGAGTTACAAAAAGCATTAAAAAACGTAAACAATTTGAAAGAACAACAGGACGCCGATTATTTTTTAAATACACTTCTAATTGAGCCGTTAGGAAAGAATAATGCAACGAGTGAAATTTTTTCTGTCGAATTTTTTATAAAACAGAAGAAAGAATTTATATTTAGAAAAGATAAATATGAATTAGGCGGAGATATAAATATTTCGGAAACAATAGAATTACAAAATAGAAAATATATTCTCTTTTTTAATGGTGATGCAATGGGAAAATCAATTCAAGGGGCTGGTGGAGTATTAGTATTAGGCTCAGTATTAAAATCAATTATTCAGAGAACACATTTTAAAAAGGATAATATTATTACACCAGAACATTGGCTAAAAAAAACATTTATAGAAATTCATAGAGTTTTTGAAAGTTTCGATTATTCAATGTTAATGTCAGTTACCATGGGATTGATTGATGAACAAACAGGGATTCTTTATTATATATATGCTGAACACCCAAAAATGGTATTATTTAGAAACGGACAAATAGAATTCATTCAATCACAATATGAATATACAAAATTAGGAAGCATTAACCAAACAGGAAAAATAAATATTTCCGAATATCAATTACTTCCGGAAGATATAATAATCTGTGGATCAGACGGTAGAGATGACTTAATTATTGATAGTGAAAAAGATACGGGATTAGATATTTTTAACCATAATGAAAATTTATTTCTTGAGATTGCAAAAAAGGCAAATATGGATTTACCCCAAATCTACAGGTTAATCAAAGAACATGGCAAAATAATTGATGACCTTTCGCTCCTTAAAATTGTATACAACACAAAAAAAGAATAG
- a CDS encoding VWA domain-containing protein — translation MKITLIFNLILFFNLSLFAREITILPAYVVGDEPAALKKKDNLSSGVSELIGYYATENFVVETSDTDKLKVYLSELSEEMDRKPSRSLLNGICEEFGSDFIIKPEINFAEKISILSEVYNCRGKVIASNESLFTDNFYFAMEKHTKKTLSFLVPKNKSVSNIDSSSEEEIVFLLDLSGSLTREIKATVNYLLSITGSKNFSMGAILVKENSIKIIKPSFNHKELKKELEKIKIGGDIGLDRVIQGLVKARSELGTSKLKQKKLIILTDAKSNTDHDYGYLSAVQTMREIGYNTFIVTGSFFDYKSMNLHKKAAKSSGNNLQQIIHAQTVGTIKGTKTIYLYDRNIYWDDSISPNLKDLDFKELATIEEGKVLNTVDFPHPDNMSYVYEKIQAQKLIEKKQISSNVTNIIEKLVQNKAGALSYSGGKILIKTGSVSFWLVLNTIDESLEGADLNFKATFIKDEFSPNGFTNIPSETSIYKDNIPKLLVLEPSQIRNYLKSNNKFTCFVSGKILEIK, via the coding sequence ATGAAAATAACACTTATATTTAATTTAATTTTATTCTTCAATTTATCTCTATTTGCAAGAGAGATAACCATTCTGCCCGCTTATGTAGTCGGAGATGAGCCAGCTGCATTAAAAAAGAAAGATAACTTGTCGTCTGGTGTTTCTGAGTTAATTGGCTATTATGCGACGGAAAATTTTGTAGTAGAAACTTCTGACACAGACAAACTTAAAGTATACCTATCTGAATTGAGCGAAGAAATGGATCGAAAACCAAGTCGTTCTCTATTAAACGGAATTTGTGAAGAATTCGGATCTGATTTTATAATTAAACCAGAAATTAATTTTGCAGAAAAAATTTCCATCCTATCAGAAGTTTACAATTGTAGGGGAAAAGTCATTGCCTCCAATGAAAGTTTATTTACGGATAACTTTTATTTTGCGATGGAAAAACACACAAAAAAAACTTTAAGTTTTCTTGTTCCAAAAAACAAATCCGTTTCAAATATTGATTCTTCTTCCGAAGAAGAGATTGTTTTTTTATTAGATTTATCAGGCTCTCTCACAAGGGAAATTAAGGCAACAGTCAATTATCTCCTTTCTATTACTGGCTCTAAAAATTTCTCTATGGGAGCTATCCTTGTAAAAGAAAATTCTATCAAAATTATCAAACCGTCATTCAATCATAAAGAGCTGAAAAAAGAATTAGAAAAAATAAAAATTGGCGGAGATATTGGTTTAGACAGAGTCATACAAGGTTTAGTAAAAGCAAGATCCGAATTAGGCACGTCAAAACTTAAACAAAAAAAACTTATTATACTAACAGATGCTAAAAGTAATACTGATCACGATTACGGGTATTTATCCGCAGTACAAACTATGCGAGAAATAGGTTACAATACATTTATCGTTACAGGATCCTTTTTTGACTATAAAAGTATGAATCTCCACAAAAAAGCAGCAAAGTCAAGTGGAAACAATTTACAGCAAATCATACATGCTCAAACTGTTGGAACAATTAAGGGAACAAAAACTATTTACCTATATGACAGAAATATTTACTGGGACGATTCAATTAGTCCAAATCTAAAAGATCTAGACTTTAAAGAACTAGCGACTATAGAAGAAGGAAAAGTATTGAATACAGTTGATTTTCCACACCCAGATAATATGAGTTACGTCTACGAAAAAATACAAGCTCAGAAGTTAATAGAAAAAAAACAAATTTCTTCGAATGTAACGAATATTATTGAAAAATTGGTTCAGAATAAGGCAGGCGCATTAAGTTATAGTGGTGGAAAAATTTTAATCAAAACAGGTTCTGTTTCGTTTTGGCTAGTTCTTAATACGATAGACGAATCCTTAGAAGGGGCCGATTTAAACTTTAAAGCGACATTTATAAAGGATGAATTTAGCCCGAATGGTTTTACGAATATTCCTTCTGAAACATCGATTTATAAAGATAATATTCCCAAACTTCTAGTTCTAGAACCTTCTCAAATTAGAAACTATTTAAAATCTAACAACAAGTTTACCTGTTTTGTTTCTGGAAAAATTTTAGAAATTAAATAA
- the guaB gene encoding IMP dehydrogenase, whose product MTSSTIKNQPVQDGLSGEQLFSAQIGLTYRDFLVLPGFIDFNPSDVNLESKVSRNITIKRPLISSPMDTVTESAMAIALALQGGLGIIHYNNSITEQVNFVRKVKRYENGFITDPIILGPENTIEDLDDIKDKFGFSGIPITDDGSFNGKLIGIVTNRDIDFEPNRKVKLATVMTTNLITAPVGISLREANNILRVKKVGKLPIIDNEGKLVAIVSRSDLKKNKEFPDSSKDHNKRLLVGAAVSTLIESRDRVAALYDAGVDAIVIDSAQGNSSYQIDMIKFIKANFKNLDVIAGNVVTKEQSRSLIEAGADGLRVGMGPGSICITQETMAVGRAQATAVHMTASYASQFGIPVIADGGISNIGDIANALAIGASTCMMGSMFAGTNEAPGDYFYENGIRLKKYRGMASLEAMKAGGDKRYFSESQKIKVAQGVSGAVVDKGSVINFVPYLVQGLRQSFQDMGHKSIPELHKALYSGNLRFERRSESAQAQGSVHGLYSYTSPTMRVE is encoded by the coding sequence ATGACCAGTTCAACAATTAAAAATCAACCAGTTCAAGACGGACTCTCCGGAGAACAACTTTTCTCTGCTCAAATCGGACTTACATACAGGGATTTTTTAGTTCTCCCTGGCTTTATTGACTTCAATCCATCTGATGTTAATTTAGAATCCAAAGTCAGTCGTAATATCACAATCAAACGTCCCCTCATCAGTTCTCCAATGGATACTGTTACAGAATCTGCAATGGCAATTGCATTAGCCTTGCAAGGTGGATTAGGCATAATACATTATAATAACTCGATTACAGAGCAAGTAAATTTTGTAAGAAAAGTGAAAAGATACGAAAATGGTTTTATTACTGATCCAATTATTTTAGGTCCAGAAAACACAATCGAGGATTTAGATGATATTAAAGATAAATTTGGTTTCTCAGGTATCCCAATTACTGACGACGGCTCGTTTAATGGAAAGCTAATTGGAATTGTCACCAATAGAGATATCGATTTTGAACCAAATCGCAAAGTAAAATTAGCGACCGTAATGACCACGAACTTAATTACAGCTCCCGTCGGAATCAGTCTCAGGGAAGCGAATAATATTTTAAGAGTTAAAAAAGTCGGAAAACTTCCTATCATTGATAATGAAGGGAAATTAGTAGCTATCGTTAGCCGCTCTGATTTAAAAAAGAACAAAGAATTTCCAGACTCTTCTAAAGATCATAACAAACGTCTGTTAGTCGGTGCCGCTGTTTCAACTTTAATTGAATCTAGAGATAGAGTAGCTGCATTGTATGATGCGGGTGTCGATGCAATTGTAATTGACTCTGCACAAGGAAATTCCAGTTATCAAATCGATATGATCAAATTCATTAAAGCAAACTTTAAAAATCTAGACGTGATAGCGGGTAACGTTGTAACCAAAGAACAAAGCCGCTCTTTAATTGAAGCAGGTGCAGATGGACTCCGCGTTGGTATGGGTCCTGGATCTATTTGTATCACTCAGGAGACAATGGCTGTTGGTCGTGCACAAGCAACGGCGGTTCATATGACAGCAAGTTATGCTTCCCAATTTGGAATTCCCGTCATAGCAGATGGTGGAATTAGTAATATCGGAGACATTGCAAATGCACTAGCAATTGGAGCATCTACTTGTATGATGGGCTCTATGTTTGCAGGAACAAACGAAGCACCAGGAGACTATTTTTATGAAAACGGCATTCGTCTTAAAAAATATCGCGGGATGGCAAGTTTAGAAGCAATGAAAGCCGGTGGAGACAAAAGATATTTTAGCGAAAGCCAAAAAATCAAAGTTGCTCAAGGTGTAAGTGGAGCGGTAGTTGATAAAGGTTCAGTTATTAATTTTGTTCCGTATCTCGTTCAAGGTCTTCGTCAATCCTTTCAGGATATGGGACACAAATCAATTCCAGAATTACATAAGGCATTGTATTCCGGAAATCTTCGTTTTGAAAGACGTTCTGAATCTGCACAAGCACAAGGCTCTGTCCACGGATTGTATTCTTATACAAGTCCAACGATGAGAGTTGAGTAA
- a CDS encoding DUF1577 domain-containing protein, with product MEIIDRKIRETVDVKDPHKRVLILAKHLNKTEMLIKDTETEVKLKEHSSDGLKIIVEKLNPHYVLKKGQIISLTKLLGRYIQFDCLVLGEKPGNLFLLQINKFLVSSKERRNDRIHPTPEQVWVTNIRTSGVSIETSLHTIPTYMKINFTDYENRLKKNFDYIKIDIFKHDLDERFQVVKESGKTLFVANTQDRGSYGSISDEDFIDLNEEYHTEINQLVNMYKTKGIISEIIMPVIYVNPFNEARPFGYVHIQSRSKPIDLDQVMEIKILTFEMIDRIRESNFILNTGKYRILDLSKDGLKIKITDRELKQNLPHVSGFNCDIFFKMQSAVNIQCEIRYLGNDQHGEMILGLLITGFREGDKDKFYKSFELLKSSPKKPYHNP from the coding sequence TTGGAGATTATTGATAGAAAAATCAGGGAAACTGTAGATGTTAAGGATCCGCATAAGCGAGTTTTAATTCTGGCTAAACACCTCAATAAAACGGAAATGCTAATTAAAGATACGGAAACTGAAGTGAAGTTGAAAGAGCACAGTTCTGATGGTCTCAAAATTATCGTAGAAAAACTGAATCCACATTATGTTTTAAAAAAAGGACAAATAATTTCACTTACGAAACTATTAGGTCGTTATATCCAATTTGATTGTTTGGTGTTAGGTGAAAAACCAGGGAATCTTTTTTTGTTACAAATCAATAAATTTCTAGTTTCCAGTAAAGAAAGAAGAAATGATCGAATTCATCCTACTCCAGAACAAGTCTGGGTTACAAATATTCGAACGAGTGGGGTATCAATCGAAACTTCTTTGCATACAATTCCCACCTATATGAAAATTAATTTTACTGATTATGAAAATCGACTCAAGAAAAATTTCGATTATATAAAAATAGATATTTTTAAACATGATTTGGATGAACGTTTTCAGGTAGTAAAGGAGTCTGGCAAAACATTGTTTGTCGCAAATACACAAGACAGAGGAAGTTATGGTTCGATATCAGATGAAGACTTTATTGATCTAAATGAAGAATACCATACCGAAATCAATCAACTAGTAAATATGTATAAAACAAAGGGAATTATTTCTGAAATCATAATGCCTGTAATTTATGTAAATCCTTTTAACGAGGCGAGACCTTTTGGGTATGTACATATTCAAAGTCGTTCTAAGCCAATTGACTTGGATCAAGTAATGGAAATTAAAATTCTTACATTTGAAATGATTGATCGAATTCGTGAATCAAACTTTATTCTCAATACTGGAAAATATAGAATATTAGATTTATCTAAAGACGGACTTAAAATAAAAATTACAGATAGAGAGTTAAAACAAAATTTGCCGCACGTTTCTGGTTTTAATTGTGATATTTTTTTTAAAATGCAATCGGCGGTAAACATACAATGTGAAATTCGTTATCTCGGAAATGATCAACATGGTGAAATGATTTTAGGTTTACTGATTACTGGATTTAGAGAAGGGGACAAAGATAAATTTTATAAAAGTTTTGAACTTTTAAAAAGTTCTCCCAAAAAACCGTATCATAATCCCTAA
- a CDS encoding ankyrin repeat domain-containing protein, which translates to MNKLITFLLILFLNLNIVADPIHDASEKGDIKTCKELLENGVDINSKDNQGLTPLFIAVRRGHLELVKFLLSKNSDIKIKENRGWTPLHAIFESGNLEIIKLLLSKKADPNATNTFDYTPIHFAAQEGSLEIIKLLIAKNGNIGAKTDKGWTPLHIAAEKGNVEIINFLISKKADVNAKDHREWTPLHFAARRPRASSVNALISKGANVNQKTDSGWTPLHIAADQGSLEVVLNLISNKADIEAKDNNDWTPLHFTSKKGNLDIATGLINRKADVNALTKDNATPLHMASRWGHLEIVLLLIEKGAEINKEDTAGETPLDLAKEEGHKEIIGALKSGKPVPENEEKKQESNSWLPNWLK; encoded by the coding sequence ATGAACAAATTAATTACATTTTTGCTGATACTTTTTCTAAATTTAAATATAGTAGCCGATCCTATCCACGATGCATCCGAAAAAGGAGATATAAAAACTTGTAAAGAGTTGTTAGAAAATGGAGTTGATATAAACTCAAAGGATAATCAAGGTTTAACCCCTCTATTCATTGCGGTAAGGAGGGGACATTTAGAGTTGGTAAAATTTTTATTATCAAAAAACTCCGATATTAAGATAAAGGAAAATCGAGGTTGGACTCCATTACATGCAATTTTCGAATCAGGAAATTTAGAAATTATTAAACTTCTATTATCAAAAAAGGCAGATCCAAATGCAACGAATACTTTTGATTATACACCAATTCACTTCGCCGCACAAGAAGGAAGCTTAGAAATTATAAAATTATTAATAGCAAAAAACGGGAATATAGGAGCCAAAACAGACAAAGGTTGGACTCCTCTTCATATTGCTGCCGAAAAAGGAAACGTCGAGATAATAAATTTTTTGATCTCCAAAAAAGCTGATGTAAACGCGAAAGACCATAGAGAATGGACACCACTTCACTTCGCGGCAAGAAGACCACGTGCAAGTTCAGTCAATGCGCTCATTTCAAAAGGGGCAAACGTAAATCAAAAAACTGATTCAGGATGGACTCCACTCCATATAGCAGCAGATCAAGGAAGTTTAGAAGTAGTATTAAATCTAATTTCAAATAAAGCAGATATTGAAGCAAAGGATAATAACGATTGGACTCCGCTCCACTTTACTAGTAAGAAGGGCAACTTGGATATAGCCACTGGACTTATTAATAGAAAGGCAGATGTTAATGCACTTACAAAAGATAATGCCACTCCTTTACATATGGCTTCCCGTTGGGGTCATTTAGAAATAGTTTTGCTTTTAATCGAAAAAGGGGCAGAAATAAATAAAGAGGATACAGCAGGGGAAACTCCGTTAGACCTCGCAAAAGAAGAAGGTCATAAAGAAATAATAGGAGCATTAAAATCAGGGAAACCCGTTCCAGAAAACGAAGAAAAAAAACAAGAAAGTAATAGCTGGTTGCCAAATTGGCTAAAATAA